In Borrelia maritima, the genomic stretch TGAGATCTATTAAATCAGATATATTCCACACGAAATTATTATTGTCCAGGGTTACTTTGTTTTTTAATTCTTTAACAGTTTCTTTCAATTGTGTTGCAAATTCTTTTTTTAGCTTTAAGCCATGTTCTGCGTGTATTATTAGATCTTCTAGTTCTTTTTGGTTTAGACAGTCTAATCTGATTTGTATTATTTCTAAATAATCGTCCAGGTATGCTTGAATAAATCCTGCTGTTTGCAAAAGGGCTGTTAGAGCTAAGTCTTTTTCCCATCCTTTACTTTTTTCTATAATTTTGTCCAAAATTTCTTGTAATTTTTTTATTTCGTCTGTGTTGTAATCCAAAGATGAGTAAAGCATTCTTTTTATTTGCATTTTAGTTTCTGAATTTGCTTGTTCAAGAAAATGGAGTTCTCCATTGTCGAGAGTATTTGTGAAATTATAATCTTTGGTGTTTAATCTCTCCATCTCTTCTTTTTCTTTCTTTGCTTGAGCTTCCAGCTTTTTGCCGATTGCTTCTAATTTTGATGTTGTAGTTTTTTCTTGAGATGTTGTAGTTTTTTCTTGAGATTTTTGATTTGAAGGCTTGATATCTTGAGATCCATTTTCAAGATTTTCATTGTCTTCTTTTGTATTGGTGTAGCTGTTTACTTTCGGATCTAATGTGTTAACAGCACATGAAATACAAAGTAAAGTTAATATTATTGTAATGATGTTAAATTTAATTTTATTTAGTTTATTATTTGTCAAAATAATCTCCTTATACATATTTATAGGTTAAAATAACGTTTATTGATTTTAATACAAAATAATAATAATAGCCACTTCAATGCTTGTAAAATAACCATATTCTTATTTAATATTAAAAAATTAAATTTCTATTTTTAAGTTTTTTTCAATATTCTTACCCTCCTTTCATGCATATAGCACTTACATACACTACTAATTAGTAGTGTATGTGGTCACAACATTCTTTTAATGCTTTTTGAATATTGTTTAAAATTTGCGCACTTTTAGATGGCTCTAATTTGTGTTTGTATCCAACTCTTATTATTTCTCCTAGAATTCTTCCATCAGCTCT encodes the following:
- a CDS encoding complement regulator-acquiring protein translates to MTNNKLNKIKFNIITIILTLLCISCAVNTLDPKVNSYTNTKEDNENLENGSQDIKPSNQKSQEKTTTSQEKTTTSKLEAIGKKLEAQAKKEKEEMERLNTKDYNFTNTLDNGELHFLEQANSETKMQIKRMLYSSLDYNTDEIKKLQEILDKIIEKSKGWEKDLALTALLQTAGFIQAYLDDYLEIIQIRLDCLNQKELEDLIIHAEHGLKLKKEFATQLKETVKELKNKVTLDNNNFVWNISDLIDLIRGKYLKFYSIVSDVEYKKTELNK